The Parus major isolate Abel chromosome 4, Parus_major1.1, whole genome shotgun sequence genome has a window encoding:
- the KIAA0232 gene encoding uncharacterized protein KIAA0232 homolog isoform X3 produces MRPICTVVVDGLPSESSSSSYPGPVSVSEMSLLHALGPVQTWLGQELEKCGIDAMIYTRYVLSLLLHDSYDYDLQEQENDIFLGWEKGAYKKWGKSKKKCSDLTLEEMKKQAAVQCLRSASDESSGIETLVEELCSKLKDLQSKQEEKIHKKLEGSLTPETDLSPTAKDQVEMYYEAFPPLSEKPVCLQEIMTVWNKSKVCSYSSSSSSSTVPPTSTDTSSPKDCNSESEVTKDRSNKVTATVQERTQQKKSKNEKENKFSNNTVEEKPVLYKKQVRHKSEGKMRPRSWSSGSSEAGSSSSGNQGEYKASMKCIKVRHKTREVRSKKGRNGQSRLSVKSGEKIDRKVHSGSSSSSSSGSIKQLCKRGKRPLKEIGRKEAGGSDGKDLYLDSRNEKEYKEEPLWYTEPITEYFVPLSRKSKLETTYRNREDICGVTPEAVEELSESVHGLCISNNNTHKTYLAAGTFIDGHFVEMPAVLNEDIDLAGTSICSQPEDDKYLDDVHLSELTHFYEVDIDQSMLDPGASDTMQGESRILNMIRQKSKEKTDFEAECCIVLDGMELQGESAIWTDSTSSVGAEGWFLQDLSNLAQFWECCSSSSSGDADGESFGGDSPIRFSPILDSTMLNSHMLAGNQELFSDINEGSGINSCFSVFEVQCSNSVLPFSFETLNLGNENADSSSTANILGKTQSRLLIWTKNSAFDENEHCSNLSTRTCSPWSHSEETRSDNETINIPYEESTQFNAEDINYVVPRVSSNYVDEEILDFLPEETCQQQARSLGEMPTLIFKKKSKLESVCGIQLEQKAESKDYETTQGCRESSPHGDGYSSGVIKDIWTNMTDRNSTAMVEIEGIEDELFSTDVNNYCCCLDTEAKVETLQEPNKAVQRSEYHLWEGQKENVEKRAFVSNDLSKVDGGDYTTPSKPWDVNQDKENSFILGGVYGELKTFNSDGEWAVVPPGHSKGSLLQCAASDVVTIAGTDVFMTPGNSFAPGHRQLWRPFVSFEQNEQSKSGDNGLNKGFSFIFHEDLLGACGNFQVEEPGLEYSFSSFDLNNPFSQVLHVECSFEPEGIASFSPSFKPKSILCSDSDSEVLHPRICGVDRTQYRAIRISPRTHFRPISASELSPGGGSESEFESEKDEGGMAVPPQVDVFEDPQADLKPLEEDAEKEGHYYGKSELESGKFLPRLKKSGMEKSAQTSLDSQEESAGMLPVGNQDPCLECSMKESLEGRVVESSKVNCRIVEPREETGRFCSCKAGCHFPTYEDNPVSSGEHEERMSGSQEKQCWWEKALYSPLFPASQCEECYTNAKGENGVGELADVKEVSNDDEHLLDFNMVSSVYEARCADDINAEAKPNGFRKKIYSSDSSSSEDTASEGGSGWADPCEEELFSRTQL; encoded by the exons gAGAATGACATCTTCCtgggctgggaaaagggagctTACAAGAAATGGGGAAAGAGTAAGAAAAAGTGCTCTGATCTAACActagaggaaatgaaaaaacaggCTGCTGTCCAGTGTCTTCGCTCTGCTTCTGATGAA agctctgggattGAAACATTAGTGGAGGAGCTTTGCTCCAAACTGAAAGACCTTCAAAGTAAGcaag aagagaagatTCACAAAAAGTTAGAAGGCTCTTTGACTCCTGAGACTGATTTATCTCCCACAGCAAAGGATCAAGTAGAAat gtACTATGAagcatttcctcctctttctgaAAAGCCAGTTTGCCTGCAGGAAATTATGACTGTATGGAATAAATCCAAAGTATGCTCTTACTCTAGCTCCTCATCTTCATCCACTGTTCCACCAACTAGCACGGATACATCTTCTCCAAAGGACTGCAATAGTGAAAGTGAAGTAACTAAAGACAGAAGTAATAAAGTAACTGCCACTGTACAGGAAAGAACCCAGCAGAAGAAGAGTAAAAAcgagaaagaaaacaagtttagTAACAACACTGTTGAAGAGAAGCCTGTTTTGTACAAAAAGCAAGTCCGACATAAGTCTGAAGGAAAGATGCGTCCCCGCTCCTGGTCATCCGGATCCAGTGAGGCTGGCTCGAGTTCTAGTGGTAATCAAGGTGAATACAAGGCATCAATGAAATGTATTAAAGTAAGACACAAAACAAGAGAGGTTCGGAGTAAAAAAGGGCGTAATGGGCAGAGCAGGCTGTCAGTGAAATCTGGTGAAAAGATTGACAGAAAAGTCCACAGcggaagcagcagcagcagcagcagcgggtCCATCAAACAACTGTGCAAAAGAGGTAAAAGGCCATTAAAAGaaattggaagaaaagaagctgGTGGTAGTGATGGAAAAGATTTGTATTTAGACagtagaaatgaaaaggaatataAAGAAGAGCCCTTGTGGTATACTGAGCCGATTACGGAGTACTTCGTTCCTCTTAGCAGAAAAAGCAAGCTGGAGACTACATACCGCAACAGAGAAGATATATGTGGAGTAACACCAGAGGCTGTAGAAGAGTTGTCTGAGTCAGTGCATGGTCTTTGTATTAGCAACAATAATACTCATAAAACATACCTCGCAGCAGGTACTTTCATCGATGGTCACTTTGTAGAAATGCCTGCAGTTCTAAATGAGGATATTGACCTCGCTGGGACCTCAATATGTTCTCAACCAGAGGACGACAAGTATTTAGATGATGTTCATCTGTCAGAACTAACGCACTTCTATGAAGTGGATATTGATCAATCCATGTTGGATCCTGGTGCCTCAGATACGATGCAAGGGGAGAGTCGGATTTTAAATATGATTCGACagaagagtaaagaaaaaacTGATTTTGAGGCAGAATGTTGCATAGTGTTAGATGGAATGGAGTTGCAAGGGGAAAGTGCAATATGGACTGATTCGACCAGCTCTGTTGGTGCTGAAGGGTGGTTCTTGCAAGATCTTAGTAATTTAGCTCAATTTTGGGAGTGCTGTTCATCTTCTAGTTCTGGTGATGCAGATGGGGAAAGTTTTGGAGGAGATTCTCCAATCAGATTCTCCCCCATTCTAGACAGCACAATGCTTAATTCACACATGCTTGCTGGCAATCAAGAGCTCTTTTCAGATATTAATGAAGGGTCTGGTATAAActcttgtttttcagtgtttgaagTGCAATGCAGTAACTCTGttttaccattttcttttgaaacactCAACttgggaaatgaaaatgcagattctAGTAGCACTGCTAATATTCTTGGGAAAACACAGTCTAGATTGCTAATATGGACCAAAAATAGTGCCTTTGATGAAAATGAACACTGTTCTAACCTTTCAACAAGAACCTGTAGTCCATGGTCACACTCGGAAGAAACACGTTCAGACAATGAGACTATAAATATTCCGTATGAAGAATCCACGCAATTTAATGCAGAAGATATTAATTATGTAGTTCCTAGAGTGTCTTCGAATTATGTAGATGAAGAAATTCTAGATTTTCTGCCAGAAGAAACCTGCCAGCAACAAGCTAGAAGTTTAGGAGAAATGCCCACtttgattttcaaaaagaaatctaaGCTAGAATCTGTCTGTGGTATTCAGCtagaacaaaaagcagaaagtaaagACTATGAAACTACACAAGGGTGTAGGGAAAGCAGTCCACATGGAGATGGCTACAGCTCAGGGGTTATTAAAGATATTTGGACAAATATGACAGACAGAAATTCTACAGCGATGGTAGAAATAGAAGGAATAGAAGATGAATTGTTTTCAACTGATGTAAATAACTATTGCTGCTGTTTGGATACAGAAGCAAAAGTTGAAACCCTTCAGGAACCCAATAAAGCAGTGCAAAGATCAGAGTATCACCTTTGGGAAGGTCAAAAGGAGAATGTAGAGAAGAGAGCCTTTGTCTCAAATGATTTATCAAAAGTTGATGGTGGTGACTATACTACACCATCAAAACCCTGGGATGTTAACCAGGATAAAGAAAACTCATTTATACTTGGTGGTGTATATGGGGAGCTCAAAACATTTAATAGTGATGGAGAATGGGCAGTGGTGCCACCTGGTCACTCAAAGGGGAGCTTGCTGCAATGTGCAGCTTCTGATGTGGTGACAATAGCTGGTACAGATGTTTTTATGACTCCAGGTAATAGCTTTGCCCCTGGCCACAGGCAATTGTGGAGGCCATTTGTATCATTTGAACAGAATGAGCAATCAAAGAGTGGAGATAATGGATTAAATAagggtttttcttttatcttccaTGAAGACTTACTGGGAGCTTGTGGTAACTTTCAAGTTGAAGAACCAGGGCTTGAATACTCATTCTCTTCCTTTGACCTGAACAATCCATTTTCACAAGTTCTTCACGTAGAGTGTTCGTTTGAGCCAGAAGGAATTGCATCTTTCAGCCCTAGTTTTAAACCTAAGTCTATTCTGTGCTCTGATTCAGACAGTGAGGTTTTACACCCCAGGATATGCGGTGTGGATCGAACGCAGTACAGGGCTATACGGATTTCTCCAAGGACTCACTTTCGCCCAATTTCTGCATCTGAACTTTCTCCAGGTGGTGGAAGCGAGTCAGAATTTGAGTCAGAAAAAGATGAGGGTGGTATGGCTGTCCCTCCTCAAGTAGATGTATTTGAGGATCCACAGGCAGATCTCAAACCTCTGGaagaagatgcagaaaaagaagGGCATTATTATGGAAAATCGGAGCTTGAATCTGGAAAATTCCTTCCCAGATTAAAAAAGTCTGGAATGGAGAAGAGTGCACAGACATCATTGGATTCCCAAGAAGAGTCGGCCGGGATGTTGCCAGTAGGAAACCAAGATCCCTGTTTAGAATGCAGTATGAAAGAATCTCTAGAAGGGAGAGTGGTGGAGAGCTCTAAAGTAAACTGCAGAATAGTGGAGCCACGTGAGGAGACTGGCAGGTTTTGCAGTTGTAAAGCAGGGTGTCATTTCCCCACGTACGAGGATAATCCTGTTTCTTCAGGAGAGCATGAAGAG AGAATGAGTGGCAGCCAGGAAAAGCAATGCTGGTGGGAAAAGGCGCTCTAttctcccctttttcctgcGTCACAGTGTGAAG AGTGCTATACAAATGCCAAGGGAGAGAATGGTGTAGGAGAACTTGCAGATGTAAAGGAAGTATCCAATGATGATGAACATCTTTTAGATTTTAATATG GTTTCTTCTGTTTATGAAGCAAGATGTGCAGATGATATAAATGCTGAGGCAAAACCAAATGGCTTCAGGAAGAAGATCTACTCCAGTGATAGCTCCAGCTCTGAAGACACAGCTTCAGAAGGTGGAAGCGGATGGGCTGATCCGTGTGAGGAGGAGCTTTTTTCTCGAACTCAACTGTAA
- the KIAA0232 gene encoding uncharacterized protein KIAA0232 homolog isoform X9, which yields MRPICTVVVDGLPSESSSSSYPGPVSVSEMSLLHALGPVQTWLGQELEKCGIDAMIYTRYVLSLLLHDSYDYDLQEQENDIFLGWEKGAYKKWGKSKKKCSDLTLEEMKKQAAVQCLRSASDESSGIETLVEELCSKLKDLQSKQEEKIHKKLEGSLTPETDLSPTAKDQVEMYYEAFPPLSEKPVCLQEIMTVWNKSKVCSYSSSSSSSTVPPTSTDTSSPKDCNSESEVTKDRSNKVTATVQERTQQKKSKNEKENKFSNNTVEEKPVLYKKQVRHKSEGKMRPRSWSSGSSEAGSSSSGNQGEYKASMKCIKVRHKTREVRSKKGRNGQSRLSVKSGEKIDRKVHSGSSSSSSSGSIKQLCKRGKRPLKEIGRKEAGGSDGKDLYLDSRNEKEYKEEPLWYTEPITEYFVPLSRKSKLETTYRNREDICGVTPEAVEELSESVHGLCISNNNTHKTYLAAGTFIDGHFVEMPAVLNEDIDLAGTSICSQPEDDKYLDDVHLSELTHFYEVDIDQSMLDPGASDTMQGESRILNMIRQKSKEKTDFEAECCIVLDGMELQGESAIWTDSTSSVGAEGWFLQDLSNLAQFWECCSSSSSGDADGESFGGDSPIRFSPILDSTMLNSHMLAGNQELFSDINEGSGINSCFSVFEVQCSNSVLPFSFETLNLGNENADSSSTANILGKTQSRLLIWTKNSAFDENEHCSNLSTRTCSPWSHSEETRSDNETINIPYEESTQFNAEDINYVVPRVSSNYVDEEILDFLPEETCQQQARSLGEMPTLIFKKKSKLESVCGIQLEQKAESKDYETTQGCRESSPHGDGYSSGVIKDIWTNMTDRNSTAMVEIEGIEDELFSTDVNNYCCCLDTEAKVETLQEPNKAVQRSEYHLWEGQKENVEKRAFVSNDLSKVDGGDYTTPSKPWDVNQDKENSFILGGVYGELKTFNSDGEWAVVPPGHSKGSLLQCAASDVVTIAGTDVFMTPGNSFAPGHRQLWRPFVSFEQNEQSKSGDNGLNKGFSFIFHEDLLGACGNFQVEEPGLEYSFSSFDLNNPFSQVLHVECSFEPEGIASFSPSFKPKSILCSDSDSEVLHPRICGVDRTQYRAIRISPRTHFRPISASELSPGGGSESEFESEKDEGGMAVPPQVDVFEDPQADLKPLEEDAEKEGHYYGKSELESGKFLPRLKKSGMEKSAQTSLDSQEESAGMLPVGNQDPCLECSMKESLEGRVVESSKVNCRIVEPREETGRFCSCKAGCHFPTYEDNPVSSGEHEEQFADVGQKFKKKHQK from the exons gAGAATGACATCTTCCtgggctgggaaaagggagctTACAAGAAATGGGGAAAGAGTAAGAAAAAGTGCTCTGATCTAACActagaggaaatgaaaaaacaggCTGCTGTCCAGTGTCTTCGCTCTGCTTCTGATGAA agctctgggattGAAACATTAGTGGAGGAGCTTTGCTCCAAACTGAAAGACCTTCAAAGTAAGcaag aagagaagatTCACAAAAAGTTAGAAGGCTCTTTGACTCCTGAGACTGATTTATCTCCCACAGCAAAGGATCAAGTAGAAat gtACTATGAagcatttcctcctctttctgaAAAGCCAGTTTGCCTGCAGGAAATTATGACTGTATGGAATAAATCCAAAGTATGCTCTTACTCTAGCTCCTCATCTTCATCCACTGTTCCACCAACTAGCACGGATACATCTTCTCCAAAGGACTGCAATAGTGAAAGTGAAGTAACTAAAGACAGAAGTAATAAAGTAACTGCCACTGTACAGGAAAGAACCCAGCAGAAGAAGAGTAAAAAcgagaaagaaaacaagtttagTAACAACACTGTTGAAGAGAAGCCTGTTTTGTACAAAAAGCAAGTCCGACATAAGTCTGAAGGAAAGATGCGTCCCCGCTCCTGGTCATCCGGATCCAGTGAGGCTGGCTCGAGTTCTAGTGGTAATCAAGGTGAATACAAGGCATCAATGAAATGTATTAAAGTAAGACACAAAACAAGAGAGGTTCGGAGTAAAAAAGGGCGTAATGGGCAGAGCAGGCTGTCAGTGAAATCTGGTGAAAAGATTGACAGAAAAGTCCACAGcggaagcagcagcagcagcagcagcgggtCCATCAAACAACTGTGCAAAAGAGGTAAAAGGCCATTAAAAGaaattggaagaaaagaagctgGTGGTAGTGATGGAAAAGATTTGTATTTAGACagtagaaatgaaaaggaatataAAGAAGAGCCCTTGTGGTATACTGAGCCGATTACGGAGTACTTCGTTCCTCTTAGCAGAAAAAGCAAGCTGGAGACTACATACCGCAACAGAGAAGATATATGTGGAGTAACACCAGAGGCTGTAGAAGAGTTGTCTGAGTCAGTGCATGGTCTTTGTATTAGCAACAATAATACTCATAAAACATACCTCGCAGCAGGTACTTTCATCGATGGTCACTTTGTAGAAATGCCTGCAGTTCTAAATGAGGATATTGACCTCGCTGGGACCTCAATATGTTCTCAACCAGAGGACGACAAGTATTTAGATGATGTTCATCTGTCAGAACTAACGCACTTCTATGAAGTGGATATTGATCAATCCATGTTGGATCCTGGTGCCTCAGATACGATGCAAGGGGAGAGTCGGATTTTAAATATGATTCGACagaagagtaaagaaaaaacTGATTTTGAGGCAGAATGTTGCATAGTGTTAGATGGAATGGAGTTGCAAGGGGAAAGTGCAATATGGACTGATTCGACCAGCTCTGTTGGTGCTGAAGGGTGGTTCTTGCAAGATCTTAGTAATTTAGCTCAATTTTGGGAGTGCTGTTCATCTTCTAGTTCTGGTGATGCAGATGGGGAAAGTTTTGGAGGAGATTCTCCAATCAGATTCTCCCCCATTCTAGACAGCACAATGCTTAATTCACACATGCTTGCTGGCAATCAAGAGCTCTTTTCAGATATTAATGAAGGGTCTGGTATAAActcttgtttttcagtgtttgaagTGCAATGCAGTAACTCTGttttaccattttcttttgaaacactCAACttgggaaatgaaaatgcagattctAGTAGCACTGCTAATATTCTTGGGAAAACACAGTCTAGATTGCTAATATGGACCAAAAATAGTGCCTTTGATGAAAATGAACACTGTTCTAACCTTTCAACAAGAACCTGTAGTCCATGGTCACACTCGGAAGAAACACGTTCAGACAATGAGACTATAAATATTCCGTATGAAGAATCCACGCAATTTAATGCAGAAGATATTAATTATGTAGTTCCTAGAGTGTCTTCGAATTATGTAGATGAAGAAATTCTAGATTTTCTGCCAGAAGAAACCTGCCAGCAACAAGCTAGAAGTTTAGGAGAAATGCCCACtttgattttcaaaaagaaatctaaGCTAGAATCTGTCTGTGGTATTCAGCtagaacaaaaagcagaaagtaaagACTATGAAACTACACAAGGGTGTAGGGAAAGCAGTCCACATGGAGATGGCTACAGCTCAGGGGTTATTAAAGATATTTGGACAAATATGACAGACAGAAATTCTACAGCGATGGTAGAAATAGAAGGAATAGAAGATGAATTGTTTTCAACTGATGTAAATAACTATTGCTGCTGTTTGGATACAGAAGCAAAAGTTGAAACCCTTCAGGAACCCAATAAAGCAGTGCAAAGATCAGAGTATCACCTTTGGGAAGGTCAAAAGGAGAATGTAGAGAAGAGAGCCTTTGTCTCAAATGATTTATCAAAAGTTGATGGTGGTGACTATACTACACCATCAAAACCCTGGGATGTTAACCAGGATAAAGAAAACTCATTTATACTTGGTGGTGTATATGGGGAGCTCAAAACATTTAATAGTGATGGAGAATGGGCAGTGGTGCCACCTGGTCACTCAAAGGGGAGCTTGCTGCAATGTGCAGCTTCTGATGTGGTGACAATAGCTGGTACAGATGTTTTTATGACTCCAGGTAATAGCTTTGCCCCTGGCCACAGGCAATTGTGGAGGCCATTTGTATCATTTGAACAGAATGAGCAATCAAAGAGTGGAGATAATGGATTAAATAagggtttttcttttatcttccaTGAAGACTTACTGGGAGCTTGTGGTAACTTTCAAGTTGAAGAACCAGGGCTTGAATACTCATTCTCTTCCTTTGACCTGAACAATCCATTTTCACAAGTTCTTCACGTAGAGTGTTCGTTTGAGCCAGAAGGAATTGCATCTTTCAGCCCTAGTTTTAAACCTAAGTCTATTCTGTGCTCTGATTCAGACAGTGAGGTTTTACACCCCAGGATATGCGGTGTGGATCGAACGCAGTACAGGGCTATACGGATTTCTCCAAGGACTCACTTTCGCCCAATTTCTGCATCTGAACTTTCTCCAGGTGGTGGAAGCGAGTCAGAATTTGAGTCAGAAAAAGATGAGGGTGGTATGGCTGTCCCTCCTCAAGTAGATGTATTTGAGGATCCACAGGCAGATCTCAAACCTCTGGaagaagatgcagaaaaagaagGGCATTATTATGGAAAATCGGAGCTTGAATCTGGAAAATTCCTTCCCAGATTAAAAAAGTCTGGAATGGAGAAGAGTGCACAGACATCATTGGATTCCCAAGAAGAGTCGGCCGGGATGTTGCCAGTAGGAAACCAAGATCCCTGTTTAGAATGCAGTATGAAAGAATCTCTAGAAGGGAGAGTGGTGGAGAGCTCTAAAGTAAACTGCAGAATAGTGGAGCCACGTGAGGAGACTGGCAGGTTTTGCAGTTGTAAAGCAGGGTGTCATTTCCCCACGTACGAGGATAATCCTGTTTCTTCAGGAGAGCATGAAGAG CAATTTGCCGATGTGGGGCAGAAGttcaaaaagaaacaccaaaaataa